In one window of Bemisia tabaci chromosome 6, PGI_BMITA_v3 DNA:
- the LOC109043407 gene encoding venom protease — MKTSVWLVTVGLCVKLVISAKVRDEEDIETSIEPETVNKLTSLPGSENCGISGAKTGRIVGGEPAKLGAWPWVAAVGIPVGKDKSVFFCGASLISDKYAVTAAHCFTEFRSSSGQGLKDGGRSQEYKMIPGMILRVGDLNLDDTVEDGAKPQTITIEKVVSHPLFITKRSYGETKGYDIALLKLQKPVTFSDLVRPICLPHKDIFYTSKDFEGYQPFVAGWGLTNEEKKGGKKSDQLLQIQLPLLGSNDCVDLLKRAAKTEMHEDSICAMAEGKDACQGDSGGPLALPIDDRYYLYGIVSYGPGCARKDAPGYYNKVHTHLKWIASLID; from the exons ATGAAAACATCAGTATGGTTGGTCAC agtGGGGCTTTGTGTGAAACTCGTGATCTCAGCAAAAGTACGTGATGAGGAGGATATTGAGACATCTATTGAAC CGGAAACTGTAAACAAATTGACCTCACTACCCGGAAGTGAAAATTGCGGTATAAGTGGCGCCAAAACGGGTCGCATAGTTGGTGGTGAGCCTGCAAAGCTAG GTGCGTGGCCTTGGGTAGCAGCCGTTGGGATACCGGTAGGTAAAGACAAAAGTGTGTTCTTCTGCGGTGCATCTCTGATATCGGATAAATACGCAGTGACCGCCGCTCACTGCTTCACTGAATTCAGGTCCAGTAGTGGCCAAGGATTAAAAGATGGAGGCCGAAGTCAAGAGTATAAAATGATACCAGG GATGATACTCAGAGTCGGAGATCTTAATTTAGACGACACAGTAGAAGATGGGGCTAAACCACAAACGATCACCATTGAGAAAGTAGTATCGCATCCATTGTTCATAACTAAAAGGAGTTATGGCGAGACAAAGGGTTATGATATTGCGCTTCTAAAGTTGCAGAAACCAGTAACATTCTCAG ACCTTGTCAGACCCATTTGTCTTCCACACAAAGATATTTTCTACACAAGCAAAGACTTCGAAGGATATCAGCCGTTCGTTGCGGGTTGGGGACTTACCAATGAAG AGAAGAAAGGCGGAAAGAAATCCGATCAATTGCTGCAGATTCAACTTCCGCTTTTGGGATCGAATGATTGCGTTGATTTGCTGAAACGAGCTGCCAAGACTGAAATGCACGAAGACTCAATATGTGCGATGGCCGAAGGCAAAGACGCTTGTCAG GGTGACAGCGGCGGCCCCTTGGCGTTGCCTATCGATGACCGATATTACCTCTACGGCATAGTCTCGTACGGACCAGGCTGTGCTCGGAAAGATGCCCCTGGTTATTACAACAAGGTCCACACTCACTTGAAATGGATCGCAAGTTTGATAGATTGA